The segment ATGGCCCGGGACGTGATCCGAGCCCGGCACCAACGGCGGATCCTGCTGCCGTTCCGGGTGCCGGGCTCGGTCGGCCGTGCGATGGCCGGGGGTGGTCAGCTGCCCACCGGGGAGGTGACGCTGGGCCGGATGCGGTTCGCCGAGTGGCTGGCCGCGGAAGAGGTCAGCCGAGCGGGCGGCTGAACTCGGCGCCGGTGCCGGGCACCGGGGTCGGCAGTCCGCGCCGGGCACGCTCGGCGCGGACCCCGGTCTCCACGATGTCCCAGACGGTGCCGAGCGCCAGGATGATGATGCTGATGCCGGTCAGCCAGGACAGCGGGTCGACGGTGCCCCAGTCCAGCGTGGCGATCCACGCCGGGTTGAAGAACTGCTCGCTGCTGAGCAGCCAGATCATCGGGACGGCGAAGAGCAGGCCGAGCACCGCGTTGACCACGGTGGCGGTGTGGGTCCAGCCGCGGCTGCGGTAGAGCCAGACGGCGTAGGCGCACTCGAGCAGCATCACGACGATGACGAACGGCCACCAGAAGGTCCAGTTGTCGGGGTCGAGCACCGGCACGTCGGTGAAGGTGAACTGCTGCAGGACCAGCGCGGCGATCACCAGGACCGGCCAGAGCAGGTTTCCGGCGAGCTGGCCGAGGGTCAGGAAGCCCGGCTCGTAACTGGGCAGGTCGTCCGGCGTCCAGGCGCGGCCCTTGCGCAGCTCGGTGCGGCCGATGCCGGTGCGCTCCAGGATCGCGAACACCGCGGTGACCCAGAAGGCCAGGTTGACGCCGACGGTGATCAGGCCGCTGATCACGCCGCCGATGATCTCGCCGAAACCGGCGCCGTCGATCGCGTCGAGGACCGCCATGACGGTGATGACGATCGGCAGCACGATCCAGGACAGCATGGTCAGCAGGCGGCGCCAGTGCGGGTAGAGCTCCGGGCCGATCAGGTAGTGCGGGCGGTCGGAGTAACCGTCGGCGAGCCGGTCCGGGTCGCCGAGCTCGGTCAGGGTCTGCTCGATCGCGGTGTCACGGGTCAGGCCGCCGTCGACCCGGGCGTCGACCGCGTCCTCGATGGAGGTGCGCAGCTCCCGGTCGATCTCGGTGCGCTGCTGCTCGGGCACGCGGCGCAGAACGGTGTAGACGTAGCGGTCGATGAGGGTGGTCACTGGTCGCTCCCTGA is part of the Actinoplanes sp. NBC_00393 genome and harbors:
- a CDS encoding permease prefix domain 1-containing protein; the encoded protein is MTTLIDRYVYTVLRRVPEQQRTEIDRELRTSIEDAVDARVDGGLTRDTAIEQTLTELGDPDRLADGYSDRPHYLIGPELYPHWRRLLTMLSWIVLPIVITVMAVLDAIDGAGFGEIIGGVISGLITVGVNLAFWVTAVFAILERTGIGRTELRKGRAWTPDDLPSYEPGFLTLGQLAGNLLWPVLVIAALVLQQFTFTDVPVLDPDNWTFWWPFVIVVMLLECAYAVWLYRSRGWTHTATVVNAVLGLLFAVPMIWLLSSEQFFNPAWIATLDWGTVDPLSWLTGISIIILALGTVWDIVETGVRAERARRGLPTPVPGTGAEFSRPLG